Proteins encoded together in one Pontiella desulfatans window:
- a CDS encoding uroporphyrinogen decarboxylase family protein, whose product MNGLERTLRFIRNEPVDRPPFHPIIMRWAAQYAAVPYKSFCLDPREKCHAMIACADDFDLDWVTVMSDPYAEASAFGIEVEYPENDLPKDTGGHLASQEAVPGLQPYRVEDHARLVGRVKEIETFKEQVGDRLFIVGWVEGPVAEYADIRGLTPAAMDMMDDPDIVAAAFDVIVESALPFITAQVNAGAHCIGIGDAFCSQIGPGLYRSLAFEREKRMVDHIHALGALAKLHICGNTSALLPDMIRTGADIIDIDHLVPTMADAARLLAPGQVFCGKSDPVADIQDGTPEQITAVSCESHSQALGRCIVSAGCEITPGTSNANMRHFRAMADRVIR is encoded by the coding sequence ATGAATGGTCTCGAACGAACCCTTCGATTTATCCGCAACGAACCCGTGGATCGTCCGCCGTTTCATCCGATCATCATGCGCTGGGCCGCGCAGTATGCCGCCGTGCCGTACAAATCGTTCTGCCTGGATCCCCGCGAAAAATGCCACGCGATGATTGCCTGCGCGGATGATTTCGACCTCGACTGGGTCACGGTCATGTCCGATCCCTATGCAGAGGCATCGGCCTTTGGCATCGAAGTCGAGTATCCTGAGAACGACCTGCCCAAGGATACGGGTGGACACCTCGCCAGTCAGGAAGCTGTGCCTGGCCTGCAACCCTACCGGGTGGAAGACCACGCCCGCCTGGTGGGTCGCGTGAAAGAAATCGAGACCTTCAAGGAACAGGTCGGCGATCGTCTCTTTATCGTGGGTTGGGTGGAGGGGCCTGTTGCGGAATATGCGGACATTCGTGGATTGACGCCCGCGGCAATGGATATGATGGATGATCCCGACATAGTCGCCGCGGCCTTCGATGTGATTGTCGAGAGCGCCCTGCCTTTCATCACCGCACAGGTAAACGCGGGCGCACACTGCATCGGCATCGGCGACGCCTTCTGCTCCCAGATCGGCCCCGGCCTCTATCGATCCCTCGCCTTTGAACGGGAAAAGCGGATGGTGGATCATATCCATGCACTGGGTGCCCTGGCCAAGCTCCATATTTGCGGCAACACATCGGCGCTGCTGCCTGACATGATCCGGACTGGAGCGGATATCATCGACATTGATCATCTGGTGCCAACGATGGCCGATGCCGCCAGGCTTCTTGCCCCCGGCCAGGTTTTCTGTGGGAAGAGCGATCCGGTCGCCGATATTCAGGATGGCACTCCGGAGCAGATTACCGCGGTCTCATGCGAAAGCCACTCGCAGGCACTGGGCCGCTGCATTGTTTCGGCCGGTTGTGAAATCACGCCGGGCACCTCCAACGCCAACATGCGCCATTTTCGCGCAATGGCAGACCGGGTGATCCGATGA
- a CDS encoding right-handed parallel beta-helix repeat-containing protein: MMNRRFVVLTAILAFAGGAVWAEGSVPNRIHVAVDGHDGNPGTETQPVATLHKAKELARERQASDQPSPLEVVVGGGVYYLEKPLILSPEDSGSFIYPITYRAADNEEVVLRGGRVVSGWEKWKDGIYKTNLKEQGLGRLRFHQLFYKSATSKKATAKRQVLARHPNRDPKHPRTGGYLYTPEQAKEGCRQLLYTEGDIPWGDWGDVSQAEIVSPYGGWYFAITPVWNVNREENTVGFRPIRKPIEKMNRFFVQNVLDALDAPGEWFLDYKKGDLYFYPPAGQIEAGQVIVPVMDHVIELKGTIPYPHKGLSITYQGQLEDCPRSDVPMAPVSFITLKGFTIECAWQDAIRMTGARHCRVVNCRITNAGNVGVNIGGITSAYEEVGTPRVKEATGYATVGAGAGGQSLWSNDPGKSCQVVGCDIWETGCEGIVLLGSDNLAENNHIHDIGLYAKDCPGINLLGERNVARKNTIHDLPRCAIFFKGMENVMEFNDIHNVVLETKDMGAIRSVHRNRYLGGDIIRFNRIFDVPGYGFMAGQLRPDTFMTYGVYLDDYTSNVKVQGNIIVNAGRSGIMVHGGNNVLFENNIVYNPMGFPSEFSPIAPKSEAAKAKARARGPGEKTIFRNNITRNNIMVSSMKGATIPYRFARPEFWGRRKAYFSNNLFYNLQKPDAPMGVVLADKKALSWEQWLDFGMEDGSVFGDPGFVDINNRRFELKEDSPAWALGFKAIPVDEIGCYPSPERASWPLKPNLKRFREKPVVKTISGDPRPASRVWFNVEFIDVSKTGGIGWSEEKAKE, translated from the coding sequence ATGATGAATCGTAGGTTTGTGGTTTTAACTGCCATACTGGCCTTTGCGGGTGGTGCTGTTTGGGCGGAGGGTTCAGTGCCAAACCGGATCCATGTGGCCGTGGATGGCCACGATGGAAATCCCGGCACGGAAACCCAGCCGGTGGCAACGTTGCACAAGGCGAAGGAGCTTGCGCGGGAACGGCAGGCGAGCGACCAGCCCAGTCCGCTCGAAGTGGTTGTCGGGGGCGGAGTCTATTATCTGGAGAAGCCTCTGATTTTGTCGCCGGAAGACAGCGGCAGCTTCATCTATCCCATCACCTATCGCGCCGCGGACAACGAGGAGGTGGTCCTTCGCGGGGGCAGGGTGGTTTCCGGCTGGGAAAAATGGAAAGACGGGATTTACAAAACCAACCTTAAGGAACAGGGGCTGGGCAGGCTCCGGTTCCATCAGCTGTTCTATAAAAGCGCAACCTCCAAAAAGGCGACCGCAAAGCGCCAGGTTCTTGCGCGGCATCCGAATCGTGACCCGAAGCACCCGCGCACGGGCGGCTATCTCTATACGCCGGAGCAGGCGAAAGAGGGGTGCCGCCAACTGCTTTATACCGAAGGCGATATTCCGTGGGGTGATTGGGGCGATGTTTCGCAGGCCGAAATCGTGTCGCCCTATGGCGGCTGGTATTTTGCCATCACACCGGTCTGGAATGTGAACCGGGAGGAAAACACCGTTGGCTTCCGCCCGATCCGCAAGCCCATCGAAAAAATGAACCGCTTCTTTGTTCAAAATGTGTTGGATGCCCTCGATGCGCCGGGCGAGTGGTTCCTGGACTATAAAAAGGGCGATTTATATTTCTATCCGCCCGCCGGGCAGATTGAAGCCGGGCAGGTGATCGTGCCCGTGATGGATCATGTAATCGAGTTGAAGGGAACCATTCCTTATCCGCACAAGGGTCTAAGCATAACCTACCAGGGGCAGCTCGAGGATTGCCCGCGGAGCGATGTGCCGATGGCGCCGGTTTCCTTCATCACGCTTAAGGGGTTCACGATCGAATGTGCGTGGCAGGACGCGATCCGGATGACCGGGGCAAGGCATTGCCGCGTGGTGAATTGCAGGATCACCAACGCGGGCAACGTGGGCGTGAATATCGGAGGGATCACGTCGGCCTATGAAGAGGTCGGGACCCCCCGGGTCAAAGAGGCAACGGGCTATGCAACGGTTGGCGCGGGCGCGGGTGGCCAGTCGCTTTGGTCCAATGATCCGGGAAAAAGCTGCCAGGTGGTGGGCTGCGATATCTGGGAGACCGGCTGCGAAGGAATCGTGCTGCTGGGTTCGGACAACCTGGCCGAGAACAACCACATCCATGACATTGGCCTCTACGCCAAGGACTGCCCCGGCATCAACCTGCTGGGTGAGCGCAACGTGGCCCGGAAAAACACCATCCACGACCTGCCGCGCTGCGCGATCTTCTTCAAGGGCATGGAGAATGTGATGGAATTCAACGACATCCACAATGTGGTGCTGGAGACCAAGGATATGGGTGCCATCCGCTCGGTGCACCGCAATAGATATCTCGGCGGCGACATCATTCGATTCAATCGCATTTTCGATGTTCCGGGCTATGGTTTCATGGCGGGCCAGCTCCGGCCGGACACCTTCATGACCTATGGAGTATACCTCGACGACTACACCTCCAATGTGAAAGTGCAGGGCAACATCATCGTCAATGCCGGCCGCAGCGGGATTATGGTTCACGGCGGCAACAATGTCCTGTTCGAAAACAACATTGTCTACAACCCGATGGGCTTCCCTTCGGAATTTTCGCCCATTGCGCCAAAAAGCGAAGCCGCCAAAGCCAAGGCCAGGGCCAGAGGTCCCGGAGAGAAGACCATTTTCAGGAACAACATTACCCGGAACAATATCATGGTCTCTTCCATGAAGGGCGCCACCATTCCCTATCGCTTTGCCCGGCCTGAATTCTGGGGAAGGCGCAAGGCCTACTTTTCAAACAACCTGTTTTACAACCTGCAAAAACCGGATGCGCCCATGGGCGTGGTGTTGGCCGACAAGAAGGCGTTGAGCTGGGAGCAGTGGCTGGACTTCGGCATGGAGGATGGTTCCGTTTTCGGCGATCCCGGATTCGTGGATATCAACAACCGGCGGTTTGAACTGAAGGAGGATTCCCCGGCGTGGGCGCTTGGGTTCAAGGCGATTCCGGTGGATGAAATCGGGTGTTATCCAAGTCCGGAGCGTGCGAGTTGGCCGCTCAAGCCCAATCTGAAACGCTTCCGCGAAAAACCCGTCGTGAAAACCATCAGCGGCGATCCGCGCCCCGCTTCCAGAGTCTGGTTCAATGTGGAATTCATTGATGTCTCCAAGACAGGGGGGATCGGTTGGTCGGAAGAGAAGGCCAAGGAGTAG
- a CDS encoding DUF3604 domain-containing protein codes for MHFNRPGKKIFNPMFFVAAFAGLAGASNVGVVEDPHARITDEAPSRWVVQWTAPKYYAAPVELDLRRVHYNMRWRKVESADGKAELVKSLLKGSEDTLAAFRIGTDVKAGDAFRFAITAMGSRFSGVTTVLGLAANNEEQGLVGLTMHPGPANGLQIIARPGLQSDGRVRVVLLPVDALGYPAQFSTPLSVAVCLGEEQLWEGEVQSAEQVCLDVPDLNVVRLTAKSTMGNVVSNPIWPEASRGRIAAFGDMHWHTDLSSDATRGIDEGLAAARDYFNNDFSIPTDHAPEDDKWAETVKACDRFNEPGRFATVYGWERSSAKGHVNFYFTDPDHPLNPDNFPYPKEPETYIEKIPYKDFVAIPHHTNSRGRIKNGKHAFSAYPWGEPMDEYLRSIEIMQTRGNYEREDSPESWRTDGHNNGSSALVALAMGHKLGFVGGTDNHKGWPCVTRNSGRIYAGMWTKRRDRQEIYNALHDRHTWACWDTRAIVLFEIDSAMQGDELELEKPRKLSARIKLSAEAPLDVLEIVTKNGRAIATEIPDGALDIDTTVDLGMVEESTFFYLRARQANGALVYASPIFVTAR; via the coding sequence ATGCATTTCAATAGACCGGGGAAGAAGATTTTCAATCCGATGTTTTTCGTTGCGGCTTTTGCCGGCTTGGCCGGTGCATCGAACGTGGGCGTGGTCGAAGATCCGCATGCACGCATCACGGATGAGGCTCCGAGCCGGTGGGTCGTGCAGTGGACGGCTCCAAAATACTATGCCGCTCCGGTCGAACTGGATCTTCGCCGTGTGCATTACAATATGCGGTGGCGGAAAGTTGAATCGGCGGACGGCAAGGCCGAGCTGGTTAAGAGCTTGTTGAAAGGCAGCGAGGACACCCTTGCGGCGTTTCGAATCGGCACGGATGTCAAGGCTGGCGATGCATTCCGCTTCGCGATTACGGCGATGGGGTCGCGCTTTAGCGGCGTAACGACTGTTTTAGGGCTGGCTGCCAACAACGAAGAGCAGGGGCTGGTGGGGCTCACAATGCATCCGGGGCCGGCGAATGGATTGCAAATCATTGCGCGGCCCGGCCTGCAAAGTGACGGGCGTGTCCGCGTGGTGCTGCTGCCGGTCGATGCGCTGGGCTATCCGGCTCAATTCAGCACACCCTTGTCCGTGGCTGTGTGTTTGGGTGAAGAGCAGCTCTGGGAAGGGGAGGTTCAATCTGCGGAGCAGGTCTGTCTGGACGTTCCCGACCTTAACGTCGTGCGGCTCACCGCAAAAAGCACGATGGGTAATGTTGTGTCCAATCCAATCTGGCCGGAAGCCTCCCGCGGCCGAATCGCTGCTTTTGGCGACATGCACTGGCATACGGATCTTTCCAGCGATGCCACCCGGGGCATTGATGAGGGGCTGGCCGCCGCACGCGACTATTTCAACAACGACTTTTCCATTCCAACCGACCACGCGCCCGAAGACGACAAGTGGGCGGAGACGGTGAAGGCCTGCGACCGTTTCAACGAACCCGGTCGCTTTGCCACGGTCTATGGATGGGAACGCTCCAGCGCCAAGGGGCACGTCAACTTTTACTTCACCGACCCGGACCATCCGCTGAATCCGGACAACTTCCCGTATCCCAAGGAGCCGGAGACATACATCGAAAAAATACCGTATAAGGATTTTGTGGCCATTCCCCACCACACCAATTCCCGTGGTCGGATCAAGAATGGAAAGCATGCCTTCAGCGCATATCCGTGGGGCGAGCCGATGGATGAATATCTCCGCAGCATCGAAATCATGCAGACGCGCGGGAACTACGAACGTGAGGATTCGCCGGAGAGCTGGCGAACCGATGGCCATAACAATGGTTCAAGCGCCCTGGTTGCTTTAGCGATGGGGCACAAGCTCGGCTTCGTCGGCGGCACCGACAACCATAAGGGCTGGCCCTGCGTGACCCGGAACAGCGGACGCATCTATGCCGGCATGTGGACGAAACGCCGCGACCGCCAGGAAATCTACAACGCATTGCATGACCGCCATACCTGGGCCTGCTGGGATACGCGCGCCATTGTGCTGTTCGAAATCGATTCGGCCATGCAGGGCGATGAGTTGGAGCTGGAAAAACCCCGGAAGCTTTCCGCCCGTATCAAGCTGTCGGCGGAAGCGCCGCTCGATGTCCTTGAAATCGTGACCAAAAACGGCCGCGCCATTGCGACGGAGATTCCGGACGGCGCGCTCGATATCGATACAACGGTCGATTTGGGCATGGTTGAAGAAAGCACTTTTTTCTATCTGCGCGCCAGGCAGGCCAACGGTGCCCTGGTTTACGCCTCGCCGATATTCGTGACCGCGAGATAG
- a CDS encoding sulfatase-like hydrolase/transferase has translation MKSFCIAILVAANAHAADLIHGIGVEKDEEGVAETYVSKWMEAGASAAGVASFSVTGISGSVGAETFTYDVTVSAYGDNALLGTRGGADDLLGVPDGLNSTEHFSDGMGARIEISNISNSNVFFHGFVSFDLGGNSTGEGVLLNGEPYIDLAQSPTRILVTEPVMVWEGISIGVTRLRYVDYAFSDVPPDLTAPSAPSGLSAAPTNGIVELEWDDNVEPDFASYQLYRATDASDYRRIMSGLTASAASDKGLVNGRAYYYRVVARDGSGNFSSPCAAVSATPWVPGSESLADASGTHFEDYIGVPDVAALPTDKISDTDWDGEADLLEFKLGSNFEDDAHLGGNAMRIGVSEGTSMFIYEERRSSPGVYATITYSSNLVDWTTNQSHVTELSRVIQPDGTNETVEVEIANPAFADSNELFVRLRVDDALYAPRFAIEPSGVTTGAVSMTAGQAALDTHLVEYYFEALSPGGHDSGWRRDRLYVDTGLVPGAEYAYRARLRRTTVDGIPVAGSETEASRGASARTKSSGARPNIIVFMVDDLGYEAFDIHGDSNHDTPRISEMAREGIQFTQFHSQPLCTPSRVEIMSGQYAQRNYTKFGEYLQSKSFGNFFQDAGYRTCVAGKWQLDDGDLNGIPRRDPRVPHWLGFDEYLLWHFESANAGSRHYNPVLTISLDASGMASQHQAESDPATFPAPAFIMVTNNFASPPQPLSSSDFGPDMVNQFINRFATNSAVANQPFFIYCPMILPHNPFIVPPETFGLPANNNNEKARLMTRYLDQLVGDTLDLIRSDPALAKNTLVIFTADNGTHRSITSRFNGENFQGAKRETRDAGNHVACVAWWGGDGGGIPVGQINTDVVDISDIMATITECAGVPIPQDYIQDGRSFRSHLMGKSRDPRRWTYGHWKLKGSEDSKVIRWARNRHYSLYHAGGTADSGADNIDRSGNFYDVVNDPMETEPLPEPEPGTRLAALKAELQAVLDLMDADTDSGNN, from the coding sequence GTGAAGAGTTTTTGTATAGCGATTTTAGTGGCGGCCAATGCGCATGCCGCTGATCTGATCCATGGAATCGGGGTTGAAAAGGATGAAGAGGGCGTGGCGGAGACCTATGTTTCCAAATGGATGGAGGCGGGAGCGAGCGCGGCGGGCGTGGCCTCGTTTTCGGTTACGGGGATTTCCGGATCGGTCGGCGCGGAAACCTTTACCTACGACGTGACCGTTTCGGCTTATGGAGACAACGCTCTTCTTGGAACCCGCGGGGGCGCGGACGATTTGCTGGGGGTTCCCGACGGTTTGAATTCGACCGAGCATTTTTCCGATGGCATGGGCGCGCGGATAGAGATTTCCAATATCAGCAATTCAAATGTTTTTTTTCATGGGTTCGTTTCTTTTGATCTAGGCGGGAATAGTACTGGAGAGGGCGTGCTTTTGAACGGCGAACCCTATATTGACCTCGCGCAAAGTCCCACCAGAATCTTGGTCACCGAACCGGTTATGGTCTGGGAGGGGATTTCAATCGGCGTGACCCGTCTGCGCTACGTCGATTACGCGTTTTCGGATGTCCCGCCCGACCTTACGGCGCCCTCCGCGCCCTCCGGTCTTTCCGCGGCGCCGACCAATGGAATCGTGGAGTTGGAGTGGGACGACAATGTCGAACCCGATTTCGCCTCCTACCAGCTATATCGGGCCACGGATGCCAGCGACTACCGGAGGATCATGTCGGGGCTTACCGCCAGCGCCGCGTCCGACAAGGGGCTGGTCAACGGGCGCGCGTATTATTATCGGGTTGTCGCCAGGGATGGTTCAGGCAATTTCTCCTCGCCGTGCGCCGCGGTTTCCGCCACGCCCTGGGTTCCCGGCAGCGAGAGCCTTGCCGACGCGTCCGGCACGCATTTTGAGGACTATATCGGTGTGCCGGATGTCGCCGCGCTGCCCACAGATAAGATAAGCGATACAGATTGGGATGGCGAAGCCGACCTGTTGGAGTTCAAGTTGGGTTCCAATTTCGAGGACGATGCCCACCTCGGTGGCAACGCCATGCGGATCGGGGTTTCAGAAGGTACGAGCATGTTCATCTATGAAGAACGTCGGAGTTCACCTGGCGTCTATGCAACCATCACCTATTCTTCCAACCTGGTGGATTGGACCACCAATCAGTCCCACGTCACGGAGCTCTCCCGCGTGATCCAACCTGATGGAACCAATGAAACGGTCGAGGTGGAAATCGCGAACCCCGCGTTCGCGGATTCCAATGAGTTGTTCGTTCGGTTGCGCGTCGATGACGCGCTCTATGCTCCGCGCTTCGCCATCGAACCGTCCGGCGTCACCACCGGGGCGGTCTCCATGACCGCTGGCCAGGCCGCTCTCGATACTCATCTGGTCGAATACTATTTCGAGGCCCTCTCTCCAGGCGGACACGATTCCGGTTGGCGCCGCGACCGACTGTATGTTGATACGGGATTGGTTCCCGGCGCCGAATACGCCTATCGCGCGCGGCTTCGCCGAACGACGGTCGATGGGATTCCCGTGGCGGGAAGCGAAACGGAAGCTTCGCGCGGCGCCTCCGCCCGAACCAAATCAAGCGGTGCGCGCCCGAACATCATCGTTTTCATGGTGGACGATCTCGGCTACGAAGCGTTCGACATCCATGGCGATTCCAACCACGATACGCCACGTATCAGCGAAATGGCCCGCGAAGGGATTCAATTCACCCAATTCCATTCCCAGCCGCTTTGCACCCCGTCGCGCGTGGAGATTATGTCGGGCCAATACGCTCAGCGTAACTACACAAAGTTTGGAGAATACCTCCAATCCAAAAGCTTCGGGAATTTTTTTCAGGACGCGGGCTATCGCACATGCGTCGCCGGAAAATGGCAGCTTGACGATGGCGACCTCAACGGTATTCCGCGGCGGGATCCCCGCGTGCCGCACTGGCTCGGGTTCGATGAATATCTGCTCTGGCATTTCGAGTCGGCCAATGCCGGAAGTCGGCACTACAACCCCGTCCTAACTATTTCGCTCGATGCTTCGGGCATGGCCTCACAGCATCAGGCGGAATCCGATCCAGCCACCTTTCCCGCGCCCGCGTTCATCATGGTGACGAATAACTTTGCCTCCCCTCCGCAACCCCTAAGCTCCTCGGATTTCGGCCCCGATATGGTGAACCAGTTCATCAACCGCTTCGCGACGAATTCCGCGGTGGCCAACCAGCCGTTCTTTATCTATTGCCCTATGATTCTGCCGCATAATCCCTTTATCGTTCCGCCCGAAACGTTTGGATTGCCAGCTAATAACAACAATGAAAAGGCGCGCCTCATGACCCGCTATCTCGACCAACTGGTGGGCGACACGCTGGATCTGATCCGCTCCGACCCCGCGCTCGCGAAGAATACATTGGTCATCTTTACCGCCGACAATGGAACCCACCGGAGCATCACATCCAGATTCAATGGGGAAAACTTCCAGGGGGCGAAACGCGAAACGCGCGACGCCGGCAACCATGTGGCCTGCGTGGCTTGGTGGGGGGGCGACGGCGGCGGGATTCCCGTCGGCCAAATCAATACCGATGTCGTGGATATCTCGGATATCATGGCCACGATCACGGAGTGCGCCGGGGTGCCCATCCCGCAGGACTACATCCAGGACGGCCGCAGCTTTCGTTCTCACTTGATGGGCAAGAGCCGCGATCCGCGCCGTTGGACCTACGGCCATTGGAAGCTGAAGGGCAGCGAGGACTCTAAAGTTATTCGATGGGCACGTAATCGCCACTACTCACTCTATCACGCCGGAGGGACCGCCGACTCGGGGGCGGACAACATTGATCGCTCAGGAAACTTCTACGACGTGGTCAACGATCCCATGGAAACCGAGCCGCTGCCCGAACCCGAACCGGGAACCCGTCTCGCGGCGCTCAAAGCGGAGTTGCAGGCGGTGCTCGACCTCATGGACGCGGATACCGATAGCGGAAACAACTAA
- a CDS encoding glycoside hydrolase family protein, which yields MARLFERGLSFAFMIALVVRAEEPLDLGARMQPVPRAAVFQDEGWFTWGGSMVQGDDGRYYLCYSRWPYDVQMKGWITHSQIACAVADHPLGPYRFSHKVLEGRGDGFFDATMVHNPHIHKFDGTYYLYYIGATAQPKFEATRRTQRIGVATAPSIHGPWKRLDKPLLDVSPDSFDSQFTTNPSVVEHNGRYVMLYKCLGKNKKVFHGVAFSDSPTGPFKKHGQPIFTHETHPFPAEDPFIFPYHGKLHAILSDHAVFTGIKQALCLFTSENGIDWEPAVIPLISDRTVTWEDGTQEKLADLERPQIYFGADGEPMVLFCAATHVKRAPGNTFNIHIPLNRGLLLNPEEHE from the coding sequence ATGGCCAGGTTGTTTGAGCGGGGGTTGAGTTTCGCGTTTATGATCGCATTGGTGGTCCGCGCGGAGGAACCGTTGGATCTCGGTGCTCGAATGCAGCCGGTTCCTCGCGCGGCGGTTTTCCAGGACGAGGGGTGGTTCACGTGGGGTGGCTCTATGGTGCAAGGCGATGACGGGCGATATTATCTCTGCTATTCGCGTTGGCCCTATGACGTTCAGATGAAGGGATGGATCACCCATTCGCAGATTGCCTGCGCCGTTGCCGACCATCCGCTGGGGCCGTATCGATTCAGCCACAAGGTGCTGGAAGGGCGGGGGGATGGATTTTTCGATGCTACCATGGTTCACAATCCCCATATCCATAAATTCGACGGCACCTATTATCTCTACTACATCGGTGCGACGGCGCAGCCTAAGTTCGAGGCCACGCGAAGGACGCAACGGATCGGCGTGGCGACCGCGCCATCCATCCATGGTCCATGGAAGCGGCTCGACAAGCCATTGCTCGATGTCAGTCCCGATTCCTTCGACAGCCAGTTCACAACGAATCCATCGGTGGTGGAGCACAACGGGCGCTACGTCATGCTCTACAAATGCCTCGGGAAAAACAAAAAGGTGTTCCATGGCGTCGCCTTTTCCGATTCGCCCACCGGGCCGTTCAAGAAACATGGGCAGCCGATCTTTACCCACGAAACCCATCCATTCCCGGCGGAGGATCCCTTCATCTTTCCGTATCATGGAAAGCTGCATGCTATTTTATCCGACCATGCCGTCTTCACCGGAATCAAGCAGGCGCTTTGCCTGTTTACCTCAGAGAATGGAATCGATTGGGAGCCGGCGGTAATCCCGCTTATTTCCGACCGGACGGTTACGTGGGAAGATGGAACGCAGGAAAAGCTGGCCGACCTCGAACGCCCCCAGATCTACTTCGGCGCGGACGGCGAACCCATGGTGCTGTTTTGCGCGGCCACCCATGTGAAGCGCGCCCCCGGCAACACCTTCAATATTCATATTCCATTAAACAGGGGGCTTCTGCTAAATCCTGAGGAACACGAATAG
- a CDS encoding Gfo/Idh/MocA family protein, whose protein sequence is MNTINRRYFIGSMGALATLSGCANNQRTFYMPPANIRRPRLIPAGEKMNVACIGVGGKGSSDTKAMKGENVVALCDVDENNLRKMAKAFPNAKLYKDYRKMFAEIDGQIDAVTVSTPDHTHYPAAMAAIKLGKHAFVQKPITRTLWECRMLTEAARLHGVSTQMGNQGHSNDGTRLLAEWTRAGAIGTVREIHLWTDRPTSWGTPCGTDRPTDTPVAPEPLDWNLWLGTAPKRPYHPNYVPKKWRSWYDFGAGALGDMGCHLFDATFWALDLGWPEWVSAETSERKAETFPKSAVVTYQFPANGSRPPVKVVWYDGGNMPERPAELEEGRSMGPSIGGQLIVGDTGKMLASHNASSVRLIPETAMREFAKAGVPPKTLSRIEGGHAADWIQSCKEGGHPACSNFDYAGPLTEMVLLGVLAVRTGEKIVCDNQTLTVTSHPEFNQYIREPYREF, encoded by the coding sequence ATGAACACGATTAACCGCAGATATTTTATTGGAAGCATGGGCGCACTGGCAACGCTGTCGGGCTGCGCAAACAACCAACGGACATTCTACATGCCGCCGGCCAATATCCGCCGACCGCGCTTGATTCCGGCGGGCGAAAAAATGAACGTGGCCTGCATCGGGGTTGGAGGAAAGGGCAGTAGCGACACCAAAGCGATGAAAGGCGAAAACGTCGTGGCGCTTTGCGATGTGGATGAAAACAATCTGCGGAAAATGGCAAAGGCCTTCCCGAACGCCAAGCTCTACAAGGACTACCGGAAAATGTTCGCGGAAATAGACGGGCAGATCGACGCCGTGACCGTCAGTACGCCCGACCACACCCACTATCCCGCCGCCATGGCCGCCATCAAGCTGGGCAAGCACGCCTTTGTTCAAAAACCGATCACCCGCACGCTATGGGAATGCCGGATGCTGACCGAAGCCGCGCGCCTGCATGGCGTATCCACCCAAATGGGCAATCAGGGTCATTCCAACGACGGCACCCGCCTGCTGGCGGAATGGACGCGCGCCGGCGCCATCGGCACCGTTCGCGAAATCCATCTCTGGACGGATCGTCCGACCAGTTGGGGAACCCCCTGCGGAACCGACCGGCCAACCGACACCCCGGTCGCTCCGGAACCCCTCGACTGGAACCTCTGGCTGGGCACCGCGCCCAAACGCCCCTACCACCCGAACTATGTGCCGAAAAAATGGCGCTCCTGGTACGACTTTGGTGCGGGAGCGCTCGGCGACATGGGCTGCCACCTTTTCGACGCCACCTTCTGGGCGCTGGATCTCGGCTGGCCGGAATGGGTCTCCGCCGAAACCTCAGAACGCAAGGCGGAAACCTTCCCGAAGTCCGCCGTCGTCACCTACCAATTCCCCGCCAATGGCAGCCGCCCGCCAGTGAAAGTGGTCTGGTACGACGGTGGCAACATGCCCGAACGCCCGGCCGAGCTGGAAGAAGGGCGTAGCATGGGGCCGTCCATCGGTGGACAGCTGATTGTCGGCGACACGGGCAAAATGCTGGCCAGCCACAACGCCTCCAGCGTTCGCCTGATTCCCGAAACCGCCATGCGCGAATTCGCCAAGGCGGGCGTCCCGCCCAAAACCCTGTCGCGCATCGAGGGCGGCCATGCGGCCGACTGGATCCAATCCTGCAAGGAAGGCGGACATCCCGCCTGCTCAAACTTCGACTATGCCGGCCCGCTCACCGAAATGGTGCTGCTCGGCGTGCTGGCCGTCCGGACCGGCGAAAAGATCGTGTGCGATAACCAAACGCTCACCGTCACCAGCCATCCAGAGTTCAACCAATACATCCGCGAGCCCTACCGGGAATTCTAG